In Streptomyces sp. P9-A4, the genomic window GGGCGCCGACCGGGACCGGGCGCGCGATCTGACCGAGGTCTGGTGCGACCCCTCGGTGGACGCGGTGATCTGCGCCCGGGGCGGGTTCGGGGTCCAGCGCATGGTGGACCTGGTGGACTGGACGGCGGTCCGGGCGGCCGGGCCCAAGGCCTTCGTCGGCTACAGCGACGTCACCGCCTTGCACGAGGCGTTCGCCGGACGCGCGGGATACGCCACCCTGCACGGGCCGATGGTCGCCGCCGGCACCTTCCTGTCGGACCCGCGCACCCAGGAGTCGCTGCGGGCCACGCTGTTCGAACCGGAGTCGGTGCGGACGCTCGGTCTGGACACGGCGCGGACCCTGGTGCCGGGCCGGGCCCGGGGCGTCACGCTCGGCGGCTGCGTCAGCCTCCTCGCCGCCGACCTCGGCACCCCGTACGGGCGGCCCTCGGCGCGCGGCGGGCTGCTGCTCCTGGAGGACGTGGGCGAGGAGCCGTACCGGCTCGACCGGGTCCTCACCCAGCTGCTGCGCTCCGGATGGCTGGACGGGGTCGCGGGCGTCGGCCTCGGGTCCTGGGCGGAGTGCGGCCCGTACGAGGAGGTGCGGGCAGTGCTGGCCGACCGGCTCGGCGGACTCGGGGTGCCGGTCGTCGAGGAGATGGGCTTCGGGCACAGTGAGACGGCGCTGACCCTGCCGTTCGGCGTGCCCGCCGTACTCGACGCGGACGAGGGCACGCTCACGCTGGACGTACCGGCCCTGCGCTGAGCGCTCGTACGACGCCGACGCCGACGCCGACGCCGAC contains:
- a CDS encoding S66 peptidase family protein; protein product: MTAEAPLVAVEALARAERLRPGSRVAVVAPSGPVPEERLRAGLAVLRGWDLDPVVAPHVLDTHPTLGYLAGADRDRARDLTEVWCDPSVDAVICARGGFGVQRMVDLVDWTAVRAAGPKAFVGYSDVTALHEAFAGRAGYATLHGPMVAAGTFLSDPRTQESLRATLFEPESVRTLGLDTARTLVPGRARGVTLGGCVSLLAADLGTPYGRPSARGGLLLLEDVGEEPYRLDRVLTQLLRSGWLDGVAGVGLGSWAECGPYEEVRAVLADRLGGLGVPVVEEMGFGHSETALTLPFGVPAVLDADEGTLTLDVPALR